Proteins encoded by one window of Cuniculiplasma divulgatum:
- the sufB gene encoding Fe-S cluster assembly protein SufB, with product MEVELTKEEEIERLVESLKGSKASDWEFHDKFSPVYSTGKGLNKSVVEEISEIKKEPDWMRRMRLKALEIFQSKPMPTWGPDLSGIDWENTTYYNRPDERTSQNWDDVPDQIKDTFQKLGIPEMEQKYLAGSVAQYESEGVYHSLKKVWEDKGVVFMDLDSAVKNHPDLVKDYFCKAVPFTDNKFAALNGAVWSGGSFLYVPKGVHIDMPLQTYFRMNNESTGQFEHTIVVGDEGSKVHYIEGCTAPRWDKDSLHSAIVEIYAQKDSDVRYTSVQNWSKSVYNMPTKRAWVDERAKMEWVGGSLGSKITMIYPSSYLRGPYASTSNLNISLAGAGTIKDTGAKAIHLAPHTTSKIIAKSISIEDGKAIYRGLLRMNKGAIDSRSKVQCDALLINDDSQSLTFPHDEIYEPTATFSHEASVGKIGTEELTYLRSRGLSEDEASSMIVLGFLDDVMKEIPMEFAIEMNRLVKLEMNKLGAVG from the coding sequence ATGGAAGTTGAGTTAACAAAGGAAGAAGAAATAGAAAGATTAGTTGAAAGTTTGAAAGGTTCCAAGGCTTCAGACTGGGAATTTCATGATAAATTCAGCCCTGTTTATTCCACAGGAAAGGGACTGAATAAGTCTGTAGTAGAGGAGATTTCAGAGATTAAGAAAGAACCAGACTGGATGAGAAGGATGAGATTGAAAGCGTTAGAAATATTTCAATCGAAGCCCATGCCAACATGGGGACCTGATTTGTCCGGCATAGACTGGGAAAACACCACATACTATAACAGACCAGATGAGAGAACATCCCAGAACTGGGATGATGTGCCAGATCAGATAAAGGATACATTCCAGAAACTGGGAATACCAGAAATGGAGCAAAAATATCTTGCAGGATCAGTTGCACAGTACGAAAGCGAGGGTGTGTATCATTCACTGAAAAAGGTATGGGAAGATAAGGGAGTTGTTTTCATGGATCTTGATTCGGCTGTAAAGAACCATCCGGACCTTGTAAAGGACTATTTCTGCAAGGCAGTTCCATTCACTGATAATAAGTTTGCAGCACTTAATGGAGCAGTATGGAGTGGAGGATCATTCCTGTATGTGCCCAAGGGCGTTCATATAGATATGCCTCTGCAGACATACTTCAGAATGAACAATGAAAGCACTGGACAATTCGAACACACCATAGTTGTAGGAGATGAAGGTTCCAAGGTTCATTACATCGAAGGATGCACAGCACCCAGATGGGACAAGGATTCACTTCACAGCGCAATTGTTGAGATATATGCACAAAAAGATTCAGATGTGAGATATACAAGTGTGCAGAACTGGTCAAAGAGTGTATACAATATGCCAACAAAGAGAGCCTGGGTAGACGAAAGGGCAAAAATGGAATGGGTCGGAGGATCACTGGGTTCCAAGATAACAATGATATATCCCTCATCCTATCTGAGAGGACCATACGCATCTACATCAAACCTGAATATTTCACTTGCGGGTGCCGGAACAATAAAGGATACGGGCGCAAAGGCCATACATCTAGCTCCTCACACAACATCAAAAATAATTGCAAAGAGCATAAGTATTGAGGACGGAAAGGCAATATACAGAGGGCTCCTCAGAATGAACAAGGGGGCAATTGATTCAAGAAGCAAGGTACAGTGTGATGCCCTTCTGATAAACGATGATTCTCAGTCACTAACGTTCCCCCACGATGAGATATATGAACCCACTGCAACATTCTCCCACGAGGCAAGCGTTGGAAAGATAGGAACAGAAGAACTTACATATCTAAGATCAAGAGGACTCTCAGAGGACGAGGCAAGCTCTATGATTGTTCTTGGTTTCCTGGATGATGTAATGAAAGAAATTCCAATGGAATTTGCCATTGAAATGAACAGACTGGTAAAACTTGAAATGAACAAACTGGGAGCAGTAGGATGA
- a CDS encoding SufD family Fe-S cluster assembly protein encodes MEQFSDLLKTRLKDPAYDFRQDSFLNYLKTPKRSYKESPTVKDYVDISEKDLERMATGLYKPLKPALKGREYDVMIGNGRIISKKEVSGVKISNITDVLSELPSVVWEKKGKEREEFLINASWSGGYFVKIDGDKSVKLTIDAYNDGMDSGSEKNIILIGKFSKVNLVESRYTEGEASGNPTQGKATYIFLDEGASLEYNYLQDKNTAVNDITYVRTFQEKSSNFKIFHVNHGSGKLLFVNESTQEGDESDYRVFGASFSNGHQAIDVRDSSFQIGKSTSADIEVRGVVKGSSTTIHRGNIDIELPSILSTGFYDSKILLLSKEGYANSKPALIIRNNNTRSKHGSAISSVDKEQILYLESRGIDEKTATTLITGGFIESIIEKSNNKKFVETVQEYSKDINF; translated from the coding sequence ATGGAACAGTTTTCTGATCTTTTAAAAACAAGACTAAAAGATCCTGCCTATGATTTCAGACAGGATTCATTCCTGAATTATCTCAAAACACCAAAAAGGTCGTACAAGGAAAGTCCCACAGTCAAGGATTATGTGGATATTTCCGAAAAAGACCTTGAAAGAATGGCAACAGGATTATACAAACCTCTTAAGCCAGCCTTAAAGGGCAGGGAATACGACGTAATGATAGGCAACGGCAGGATTATTTCCAAGAAGGAAGTGTCCGGGGTAAAAATAAGTAATATTACCGATGTATTGAGTGAACTTCCTTCCGTGGTATGGGAAAAGAAGGGAAAGGAAAGAGAGGAGTTTCTGATAAATGCATCATGGAGTGGAGGCTACTTTGTAAAGATCGATGGCGATAAAAGTGTTAAGCTCACCATAGATGCATACAACGATGGTATGGATTCAGGTTCTGAGAAGAACATTATATTAATTGGGAAATTCTCAAAGGTAAATCTTGTTGAATCCAGGTACACCGAAGGTGAAGCATCAGGCAATCCAACACAGGGGAAGGCTACATACATATTCCTCGATGAAGGTGCATCCCTTGAATATAATTATCTTCAGGACAAGAACACAGCAGTGAATGACATTACATATGTCAGAACATTTCAGGAAAAGTCTTCCAATTTCAAGATATTCCACGTGAATCACGGTTCAGGAAAATTACTGTTTGTAAATGAATCGACACAGGAAGGGGATGAATCTGATTACAGGGTATTCGGTGCAAGCTTTAGTAATGGACATCAGGCCATTGATGTCAGAGACAGCAGCTTCCAGATCGGAAAGAGTACCTCTGCTGACATTGAGGTCAGAGGTGTCGTTAAAGGATCAAGTACAACAATTCACAGGGGAAATATAGATATTGAATTACCAAGCATTCTTTCAACAGGATTTTACGATTCAAAGATACTTTTGCTTTCAAAGGAAGGATATGCAAACTCTAAACCTGCGTTGATCATCAGAAACAATAACACCAGATCAAAGCATGGTTCAGCTATCAGCAGTGTGGATAAAGAACAGATACTTTACTTAGAAAGCAGGGGAATAGATGAGAAAACTGCAACTACTCTCATAACAGGAGGCTTTATAGAATCCATTATAGAAAAATCTAACAACAAAAAATTTGTCGAAACCGTGCAGGAATATTCAAAGGATATAAATTTTTAA
- a CDS encoding aminotransferase class V-fold PLP-dependent enzyme, translating to MINVEEIRKDFPIFKRFERENIVYLDNAATTQKPKSVIDSIVDFYENHNSNVHRGVYRVGEEATDLYNRSRENVANFIGASENQIIFVRNATEALNLAASGLTSMLKEGDEVLISRMEHHSNIVPWQIQTVARNLNLKFIDNGEKDRIDWKMVEEHLSPRTKVVSLTQCSNILGTINDLNDMGKHLHNLGIKFVIDGAQSVPHMPVDVNKLQCDLLAFSGHKMLGPSGIGCLYGTEEILNEMPPYMGGGEMIKEVYEDHFIPADVPEKFEAGTPNIEGAIGLSAAVDYLKKLGMENIREHERDIISYVLKREDELNMDDLISYGPRDPDIKAGIFTFNIRKKIESDKPFGNEVHPHDISHMADRIEGVELRSGHHCAMPMTVALGVYATARASFYIYNDKEDVDHLFDSIEKIEKRMIVR from the coding sequence TTGATCAATGTAGAAGAAATAAGAAAAGATTTTCCAATTTTCAAAAGATTTGAAAGGGAGAACATAGTCTATCTGGACAATGCTGCCACAACCCAGAAGCCAAAATCTGTTATTGATTCCATAGTTGATTTTTATGAGAATCATAATTCTAACGTTCACAGGGGTGTTTACAGGGTAGGAGAAGAGGCGACAGATCTGTACAACAGGTCAAGAGAGAATGTTGCTAATTTCATAGGGGCATCAGAGAATCAAATAATATTTGTGAGGAATGCAACGGAGGCACTCAATCTTGCAGCATCGGGTCTTACATCCATGCTAAAGGAAGGGGATGAGGTACTAATTTCAAGAATGGAACACCATTCAAACATTGTACCATGGCAGATACAGACGGTAGCCAGGAACCTTAATCTGAAATTTATAGATAATGGGGAGAAAGACAGGATTGACTGGAAAATGGTTGAAGAACATCTGAGCCCAAGAACAAAGGTTGTGTCACTGACCCAGTGTTCAAACATTCTTGGTACAATCAACGATCTAAACGATATGGGAAAACACCTTCACAATCTGGGAATAAAGTTTGTTATAGATGGTGCCCAAAGCGTTCCACATATGCCAGTGGACGTGAATAAACTGCAGTGTGATTTATTGGCCTTTTCCGGGCATAAGATGCTGGGACCATCTGGCATAGGATGTTTGTATGGAACTGAAGAAATACTTAACGAAATGCCACCTTACATGGGTGGCGGAGAGATGATAAAGGAGGTATATGAGGATCATTTTATTCCAGCAGATGTGCCAGAAAAGTTCGAGGCAGGCACACCAAATATAGAAGGGGCAATAGGTCTGTCCGCAGCAGTTGATTATTTAAAAAAACTGGGAATGGAAAATATTCGAGAACATGAAAGGGATATTATTTCATACGTTCTAAAAAGAGAAGACGAATTGAACATGGATGATCTAATAAGCTATGGCCCCAGAGATCCTGATATTAAGGCTGGAATTTTCACATTCAACATCAGAAAGAAGATAGAAAGTGATAAACCATTTGGAAATGAGGTGCATCCCCATGACATTTCACATATGGCCGACAGGATCGAAGGAGTAGAACTCAGATCAGGTCATCACTGTGCCATGCCTATGACCGTTGCTCTTGGTGTTTATGCCACTGCAAGGGCTTCATTCTACATATACAATGACAAAGAGGATGTGGATCACCTGTTTGATTCCATAGAAAAAATAGAAAAGAGGATGATTGTAAGATGA
- a CDS encoding iron-sulfur cluster assembly scaffold protein, with amino-acid sequence MSDDIVYSAIIDEHYQEPRNFGKIENPDEQIMETNPTCGDTIAMYVKIGEGKIKDIKYVAKGCLISVASASILSENVEGKSIETVMDMKKTDVLGNLGLTLGPAREKCALLSYDALIKMIKDYKSKNSQ; translated from the coding sequence ATGAGTGATGATATAGTATACAGCGCAATAATAGATGAGCATTATCAGGAACCAAGGAACTTTGGTAAGATAGAAAATCCAGATGAACAGATAATGGAAACAAATCCAACATGTGGTGATACCATAGCCATGTATGTAAAGATTGGGGAAGGAAAGATAAAGGATATTAAATATGTTGCAAAGGGTTGCCTTATTAGTGTAGCTTCTGCATCAATTCTATCAGAAAATGTTGAGGGAAAAAGCATTGAAACTGTTATGGACATGAAAAAAACCGACGTCCTTGGAAATCTTGGGCTAACACTTGGACCTGCAAGAGAGAAGTGTGCCCTTCTGTCCTATGATGCTCTGATTAAAATGATAAAAGATTATAAGAGTAAAAATTCTCAGTAA
- a CDS encoding AAA family ATPase, whose translation MIIENVKMENFLSHSHSDVNLGTGINIILGQNGSGKSSIFEAIKVAFFGQGESERKRVVSYNSTMANIQVRFRIGTHEYEVYRQIENKKDRETTRSAALLMDGQKLAEGASAVSNEIQNIMGISKSAFINSIYVDQGQIDSLVKESPAERKDVFNEIIGLKNYDKAFSEVDRIVKGMSERIGQYEYLTDDLKKTNDEKARKEEELKNVILEENKNHLDMDQTERLKDNINEKHRKFIEKTGKLQSQIESTEKAKKEMDELERKIVDLREGLKNLDSLKRKQIEMENSDLYLNGDKITLIEQSLRQIEDEKNQINQLEKELESLRESAKEINSLNKRYSELNSKIKEIEEKEKEREQTSEGNYKYINLEKEVGKKLSEVEKSKKMLKEIEKSLPERIVSQKMSFDDVEEEIKKLRTEESEKASEIATCSTVIKRLTDEITKLKAKIDELENERQCPLCGQELTQEHRSRVMEEYRTQIEKSEEEINSNKSKQSALRKKIENLNASIEAFSSNYVRNYFKINDDISRTEKEINSMQNDLNGTRDAHIKYEQILSFLKDSEKIKKEFRELESKMSGLKGTVESLNKQDIPEKINARRKKIDEIETDIKSNQKSYSLWQQGKRSQDFDKLKKAIMELKVEIESYLRQEDSLKDAKTRQDSLRVLIENANTEIGKLKEEINQFGDIDRELSDINSRYSDLVERRVNLTGQKSSLNTSIQDLEKNIEKFKGDLEEIERTKKLHDFLVLVRKAFNRDGIPQLIRQMALESINSITRNLISRFNLNMEDIRISDDLDVDIMQYGEVKNITQLSGGEKTAVSIAMRLAIAKYLGRNISTIMMDEPTIYLDEERRNDLREILQYAMKDLSDEGIFPQIVIITHHTELETAADISLHVSKVDGRSVVENSSY comes from the coding sequence ATGATCATTGAAAATGTGAAGATGGAAAATTTCCTATCACACAGTCATAGTGATGTAAATCTTGGTACTGGAATTAACATCATACTGGGACAGAATGGATCGGGGAAATCATCCATCTTTGAGGCCATAAAGGTCGCATTCTTCGGTCAGGGAGAGAGTGAGAGAAAGAGAGTTGTTTCATACAATTCAACAATGGCAAATATACAGGTCAGGTTCAGAATAGGTACTCATGAATATGAAGTATACAGACAGATAGAAAATAAAAAGGACAGAGAGACTACAAGAAGCGCTGCACTTCTTATGGATGGGCAGAAGTTAGCAGAAGGTGCAAGTGCGGTCTCTAATGAAATTCAGAACATTATGGGCATTTCAAAAAGTGCCTTCATAAATTCAATTTATGTTGATCAGGGGCAAATAGATTCACTTGTTAAAGAATCACCAGCCGAAAGAAAGGATGTGTTCAATGAGATCATAGGATTAAAAAATTACGATAAGGCGTTCAGCGAGGTGGACAGGATTGTTAAAGGCATGTCAGAAAGGATCGGCCAGTATGAATATCTCACAGATGATCTTAAAAAGACAAATGATGAGAAGGCCAGAAAGGAGGAAGAACTTAAAAATGTGATTCTGGAGGAAAATAAGAATCATCTGGATATGGATCAGACGGAAAGGCTGAAAGATAACATAAACGAAAAACACCGGAAATTTATTGAAAAAACCGGTAAATTGCAGTCCCAAATAGAATCTACAGAAAAAGCAAAGAAAGAGATGGATGAACTGGAGAGGAAGATTGTTGATTTAAGAGAAGGCCTGAAAAATCTTGATTCTCTAAAAAGAAAGCAGATTGAAATGGAAAATAGCGATCTCTATCTTAATGGGGATAAAATAACACTTATAGAACAGAGCCTAAGGCAAATTGAGGATGAAAAAAATCAGATAAATCAGCTGGAAAAAGAGCTTGAAAGTTTAAGGGAATCCGCGAAAGAAATAAATTCGCTAAATAAAAGGTATAGCGAACTGAATTCTAAAATAAAGGAAATAGAAGAAAAGGAAAAGGAGAGAGAACAGACTTCAGAGGGAAATTACAAATACATAAACCTTGAGAAGGAAGTTGGGAAAAAATTGTCTGAAGTTGAGAAAAGTAAAAAAATGTTAAAAGAAATTGAAAAAAGCCTACCTGAGAGGATTGTGTCTCAAAAAATGTCATTTGATGATGTTGAAGAGGAAATAAAAAAACTCAGAACTGAAGAAAGTGAGAAGGCATCGGAAATTGCTACCTGCAGTACAGTAATTAAAAGATTGACAGATGAAATCACTAAATTAAAAGCGAAAATAGATGAACTGGAGAATGAACGACAGTGCCCACTGTGTGGTCAGGAACTCACCCAGGAGCACAGGTCAAGAGTTATGGAAGAATACAGAACCCAAATTGAGAAATCAGAGGAGGAGATAAACTCAAATAAAAGTAAGCAGAGTGCACTCAGAAAAAAGATAGAAAACCTTAATGCTAGTATTGAAGCATTTTCATCAAATTACGTGAGAAATTATTTCAAGATAAATGATGACATTAGTCGAACTGAAAAAGAAATAAACTCTATGCAGAATGATCTTAATGGAACAAGAGATGCGCATATAAAGTACGAACAAATTTTATCATTCTTGAAGGATAGCGAAAAAATAAAGAAAGAATTCAGGGAGTTGGAAAGCAAAATGTCAGGCTTGAAAGGTACTGTTGAATCTCTAAATAAACAGGATATACCTGAAAAGATTAATGCAAGGAGAAAAAAGATTGATGAAATCGAAACGGATATTAAATCCAACCAAAAATCATACTCTCTCTGGCAACAGGGAAAAAGATCACAGGATTTTGATAAATTGAAGAAAGCAATTATGGAACTGAAAGTGGAGATAGAGTCGTATTTGCGTCAGGAAGATTCCTTGAAAGATGCAAAGACAAGGCAGGACTCTTTGAGAGTTTTAATTGAAAATGCTAATACAGAAATTGGAAAATTAAAAGAAGAGATAAATCAGTTCGGTGATATAGACAGAGAGTTATCAGACATAAATTCGAGGTATAGCGATCTTGTGGAAAGGAGAGTAAATCTTACCGGTCAAAAATCATCACTGAATACATCCATTCAGGATCTTGAAAAGAATATTGAAAAGTTTAAGGGAGATCTTGAAGAGATAGAAAGGACAAAGAAACTTCATGATTTTCTAGTTCTTGTAAGGAAAGCATTCAACAGAGACGGAATACCACAGCTCATAAGACAGATGGCACTGGAGTCAATTAACTCCATAACAAGGAACCTAATCTCAAGATTCAACCTCAACATGGAAGATATCAGGATATCAGATGATCTGGATGTTGATATAATGCAGTATGGTGAGGTAAAAAATATCACTCAGCTAAGTGGTGGTGAAAAGACTGCTGTTTCCATTGCAATGAGACTGGCCATAGCCAAATATCTTGGAAGGAATATAAGCACCATCATGATGGATGAACCAACAATTTACCTCGATGAAGAGAGGCGTAATGACCTGCGCGAAATACTTCAATACGCCATGAAGGATCTGAGCGATGAGGGAATATTTCCTCAGATTGTCATAATAACTCATCACACAGAACTTGAAACCGCTGCAGATATTTCACTGCATGTGAGTAAAGTTGATGGAAGATCTGTTGTTGAGAACAGTTCTTACTGA
- a CDS encoding DNA repair exonuclease encodes MHISDTHLGSVQYGIPERELDFYDAFREGIQIGIDRDVDFVVHSGDLFDSARPSNRALRVAEESMILLQKNNIPVFSIAGDHDRPKVRDNPSHLLFDLFGLKILGLEGFESTIFRKGNEEVFIGGVSNMKLFKREQLKNEYDRASREASEHKISVFMSHQAISPLFPPESSEAREEDLPVNYTYLAFGHIHQFIKKKFGRSLFCYAGSTEVKSTNEISGLTRQGKGVNIIDTDGDETEMERVILKSVRVQRDLTGTLDECLEKLDELNNQEFEKKPVITMHIHGKPNVKYMREKLGEYREKFIIRQPIIEENAEAVEMSPSFEESIESIFTKYFGDEKKGNMALSIYNLIKEGKHSDEDILKICEEILNDH; translated from the coding sequence CTGCATATTTCAGATACACATTTGGGCTCAGTGCAGTATGGAATTCCAGAAAGGGAACTGGATTTCTATGACGCCTTCAGGGAGGGCATACAGATAGGAATAGACAGGGACGTTGATTTCGTCGTTCATTCCGGTGATCTGTTTGATTCAGCAAGACCATCTAACAGGGCACTAAGGGTTGCTGAAGAATCTATGATCTTGTTACAAAAGAACAATATTCCGGTATTCTCCATTGCAGGTGATCATGACAGACCAAAGGTAAGGGATAATCCATCTCACCTCCTTTTCGATCTTTTTGGACTGAAAATACTGGGACTTGAGGGATTTGAAAGTACAATATTCAGGAAAGGAAATGAGGAAGTATTCATCGGTGGCGTCAGCAATATGAAGTTATTCAAAAGAGAACAGTTGAAGAATGAATATGACAGGGCAAGCAGGGAGGCATCGGAGCACAAAATTTCCGTATTTATGTCCCATCAGGCAATATCCCCATTATTCCCTCCGGAAAGCTCAGAGGCAAGGGAAGAAGACCTTCCTGTAAATTACACATATCTGGCTTTTGGCCATATACACCAGTTCATAAAGAAAAAATTTGGAAGGTCACTTTTCTGTTATGCAGGTTCAACTGAGGTGAAAAGCACAAATGAGATTTCAGGATTAACAAGACAGGGAAAGGGTGTTAATATTATTGATACAGATGGAGATGAAACAGAGATGGAAAGGGTGATCCTGAAGAGTGTCAGGGTCCAGCGAGATCTTACAGGAACCCTGGATGAATGTCTTGAGAAACTGGACGAACTTAATAATCAGGAATTTGAAAAGAAACCAGTAATCACCATGCATATACATGGTAAGCCTAATGTGAAATACATGAGGGAAAAACTTGGTGAATACAGGGAGAAATTCATAATCAGACAGCCCATAATAGAAGAGAATGCAGAGGCTGTTGAAATGTCACCATCTTTTGAAGAAAGTATAGAATCAATATTCACCAAATATTTTGGTGATGAGAAAAAGGGTAACATGGCACTATCAATATACAATTTGATAAAGGAAGGAAAACACAGTGATGAGGATATATTGAAGATCTGTGAGGAGATTTTGAATGATCATTGA
- a CDS encoding helicase HerA domain-containing protein: MQESDFDIGYVTGQSESEYFQFVISPEAVLKRWEYITVVQQGRSIIGRVEKLLSFSDLIGQSIDFETVKKLNSTKIREIVDVARARTVGSITDDGRVLKSNRELIRPGTPVRRSTENEMKTLFGYSEDGNLELGSLTDYDNVRTGISINGMRRHVAIMAQTGAGKSNTAAVLIEELAKAGATIVVLDPHADYSLMKASKSMANITKVFKTPMSTGRYGTELNSLTERFSLRFQDLEEDDLFNIMRIDEQWTNMREIVRRLYSNIKGKGNFEDFMRAYESMPLQDKSKIAGRIALLKAVKDIFTDVTTPVESYLRPGQLSILDLSGLDQDIISYFCLKVLDEIYDQKTSGNFRYPVFFFIEEAHNFVGRETVGKLPLLIKKIAAEGRKFGTFLVVITQRPGKIDQDVLSQCNSQIILRVTNPMDQKAIEESCESVSESIINDLPSLNTGEAVLVGEFVRFPVIIKVRRRETREGGGDIDILPLMKESKMLREKATSPEKNRDFIKGLV, translated from the coding sequence GTGCAAGAATCAGATTTTGATATAGGATACGTGACAGGACAGAGTGAAAGCGAGTATTTTCAGTTCGTGATCAGTCCAGAAGCAGTGCTCAAAAGGTGGGAGTATATAACAGTGGTGCAGCAGGGGAGAAGCATTATAGGGAGAGTTGAAAAGCTTCTTTCGTTCAGTGATCTCATTGGACAGAGTATAGATTTTGAGACCGTTAAGAAATTGAACAGCACCAAAATAAGAGAGATAGTTGATGTTGCAAGGGCAAGAACAGTTGGATCAATAACTGATGATGGAAGAGTTCTGAAAAGCAACAGAGAACTCATAAGACCCGGAACACCAGTAAGGCGATCGACAGAGAATGAGATGAAGACACTCTTCGGTTACAGTGAGGATGGAAATCTTGAACTTGGATCACTTACAGATTATGATAATGTGAGAACAGGGATATCCATCAATGGAATGAGAAGGCATGTTGCAATTATGGCACAAACGGGTGCAGGAAAAAGTAATACGGCTGCCGTTCTTATAGAGGAACTTGCAAAAGCTGGAGCGACCATAGTCGTATTAGATCCACATGCGGACTATTCGCTGATGAAGGCGAGCAAATCCATGGCTAATATAACGAAGGTGTTCAAAACACCAATGAGCACAGGCCGGTATGGAACTGAACTCAATTCCCTAACTGAACGATTCTCACTGAGATTTCAGGATCTTGAGGAGGATGATCTGTTCAACATAATGAGGATCGATGAGCAGTGGACAAACATGAGGGAGATTGTCAGGCGTCTATATTCCAATATTAAGGGAAAGGGAAATTTTGAGGATTTCATGCGAGCCTATGAATCCATGCCTCTCCAGGATAAATCAAAGATTGCTGGGAGAATAGCCCTGCTCAAGGCTGTAAAGGATATATTTACCGATGTTACAACACCAGTCGAATCTTACCTGAGACCTGGCCAGCTTTCCATTCTGGATCTTTCAGGTCTTGATCAGGATATAATATCATATTTCTGCCTGAAGGTTCTGGATGAGATATACGACCAGAAAACATCAGGAAATTTCAGGTATCCCGTCTTTTTCTTCATAGAAGAGGCACATAATTTTGTTGGGAGAGAGACAGTTGGAAAATTACCCCTACTGATTAAGAAAATAGCAGCAGAAGGAAGAAAATTTGGAACATTTCTTGTTGTGATCACCCAGAGGCCCGGAAAGATAGATCAGGATGTGTTGAGCCAGTGCAACTCGCAAATAATTCTGCGTGTTACCAATCCTATGGATCAGAAGGCAATTGAGGAATCCTGCGAGAGTGTTAGTGAATCAATCATAAATGACCTTCCTTCACTGAATACGGGAGAGGCTGTACTTGTTGGGGAATTCGTCAGATTTCCTGTAATAATAAAGGTCAGGAGAAGGGAAACACGAGAGGGTGGTGGTGATATAGATATACTGCCATTGATGAAGGAATCAAAAATGCTGAGAGAAAAGGCCACCTCACCTGAAAAGAATAGAGATTTCATAAAGGGGCTGGTGTGA
- a CDS encoding DNA double-strand break repair nuclease NurA yields the protein MDFIEKYSDFLQNSREIIRRSLILHEEDPAYIYFKDRVRKLFHELPEQKKPELRISATDGSEFSRELYNGQKLVVARAVSQIEGEELEEDSFHLIHVDREQKSELIKRIMENLEHIVATRSMLEKDAKICIMDGSLSGRLYWRTKKFDTDLPDIYSLYTEKLVDFLRTVKEKKVILIFIGKSSETMILKRTIMETDSNVPESVRKQSITDHLLIKSIVQNPGYTEPILVEREITKDQKISFYTMHVLPSMDDTPMKVDFIIPDGSDLDHRDIVSWIMWGYTGLKNHNLWISLADKRVKFHREETEDIIMKLFIKMAGSEYVETRGERRARIRF from the coding sequence ATGGATTTTATTGAAAAATACAGTGACTTTCTCCAGAATAGCAGAGAGATAATAAGGAGAAGCCTTATTTTACACGAGGAAGATCCGGCGTATATTTATTTTAAGGATAGGGTTCGAAAATTATTTCATGAACTCCCAGAGCAGAAAAAACCTGAACTCAGAATCAGTGCAACAGATGGTTCAGAATTTTCAAGAGAACTGTATAATGGACAGAAGCTTGTAGTTGCAAGGGCTGTTTCCCAAATAGAAGGAGAAGAGCTTGAGGAAGATAGTTTTCATCTTATTCACGTGGACAGAGAACAGAAAAGTGAGCTCATAAAGAGAATAATGGAGAATCTCGAGCATATAGTAGCAACAAGGTCAATGCTGGAGAAAGACGCAAAAATATGCATTATGGATGGATCACTTTCCGGCAGGCTTTACTGGAGGACAAAGAAATTTGATACTGATCTACCTGATATTTATTCTCTGTACACAGAAAAGCTTGTAGATTTCCTTCGAACCGTTAAAGAAAAAAAAGTCATTCTGATCTTTATAGGTAAGAGTTCTGAAACTATGATTCTCAAAAGAACTATAATGGAAACAGACAGCAATGTACCTGAAAGTGTGAGAAAACAGTCAATAACTGATCATCTCTTAATAAAATCTATAGTGCAGAATCCAGGATATACTGAGCCCATATTAGTGGAAAGAGAAATCACAAAGGATCAAAAGATATCATTCTATACCATGCATGTTCTTCCATCCATGGACGATACACCTATGAAGGTTGATTTCATCATACCAGATGGGTCTGATCTGGATCACAGGGATATAGTATCATGGATTATGTGGGGTTATACAGGTTTGAAAAATCACAACCTGTGGATATCACTTGCAGACAAGAGGGTAAAATTCCACAGGGAGGAAACTGAGGATATTATTATGAAACTTTTCATAAAAATGGCTGGATCAGAATATGTTGAAACAAGGGGTGAAAGACGTGCAAGAATCAGATTTTGA